TCTAAAATTTGGTAGAGTAGAAAGATTATTTGCCCCGTCTCAGCGGCGAAGAAAAAGCAAATTAAAGAAAAATCAACGTGAGCAAATTGAAATATGGGTAGAAAGAAATCCAAATATTACTATTAAGGAAGTGCAGATAAAAATCTCAGAGGAATTTGGCCTAAACATTAGCAAATCAACAGTGCACCGTGAGATACAAAGGATGAAATTTTCTTATATAACACCGAGGCCAATGCACCATAAACAAGATAAAAACAAGCAAGAAGAGTTTAAAAAATACTTCAATAAAATAGTCAATTCCCACCCTGAAAAAGAGGTGTTTTTTTGATGAATCACGATTTGGAACTCATTCAAAAATCGGACACGGATGGTTTAAAAAAGGGGTCAGAACGCAGGTTAAAATGAAAATTGGTAGACAAAATTTCTATATCTACAGTGCGGTAAATCCAAGAAGTGGTAAGAAAATCAGCCTACTTGCTCCATATGTAAACACTGATTGTATGAATATATTTCTGGAGCAGATGTCGAAAGATTTAGGCACGAAAAAAGCCTTTCTTGTAATGGATTGTGCAAGTTGGCATAGATCAAAAAGTTTGAAATTTCAGGAAAACATTACCATTATATACTTGCCTCCTTATTCACCGGAACTGAATCCTGTTGAGAGGTTGTGGCAATATATCAAATACAATACTTTACGTAACAGAGTCTACGATACCATAGGCTTACTTGCAGATGTTCTGTGTAATTTTATTGTCAGTATTTCCAGCACTACTATTAAACGAGTTTGTAATGTTTCTTATTTGTTCGATTAGTAATGGAATTTGGTATCACTAAATTGGATAAAGAGTTTTTATCCTCAAAAAATATAATGGTGATTGCTGCAACTAATCATAAGGATCATTTAGATCCTGCGTTTACTAGGGGTGGTCGTTTGGAGTGTATTGAGGTTCCTGGGCTGGATAAAGAAAGTACGCGTAGGGGAATACTAAAAGAATATCTCAAAGAATTAAGCCCTCTAAATATTGAAACTATTGTAAAGAGTACTAATGGTTTTTCACCAGCAAATCTGATTGGTTTAGCCAAGTATATACGAGAGGAGAAAAGTAAAGGCAAAAGCACTCCTATTTTCACTTTATGTGAAAGATTTAAGAAGGAACATAACATTGAAGATAAGAAGAATGAGAAACATAGTAACGGAAAAACTAAAAACAAGGATACAAGGCTATCATCTGGAAGCTTATCTAGAAGTTCATCAGTAAGCTCTTCATTGAGTGATGTATCTTCTCGAGGAAGTAAGTGGCAAATCGAGGAATAAAGAGAATTACTACACAGTCTGGTCATGCAAGTCGAATCATGTCATTCCAGTGCTTGACAATAGTTTTTATCCAGAAGGAACTTCTAAAAGGGTGTCATTCCAGTACTGAAATCCAGGAATTTTTTGAGCACGCAAGTTATGCCAAGTTTTTTGTTGGTAAGAAAGGCTGGATCCCAGTACTGGGATGACAGGAAGAGGGCTACTCGGGTGACATCGAAGGGGCTACTTGCATGACAACAAAGGGGCTTGCTTGCATAACTCAAATTCAAAGAAAAATCATTTAATGTCATTCCAGCGCGTGACGCTGGAATGGCTTTGTTGCACAGCTCTTCGGATAGTGGGTAATGTATAATAAATTCATGAAGCTATATCAAACTTAGCCATGCCTATTTCAGTAAATTTGTTAAGCAAATAACACTTGAGTAGCAGTTCCTTCTCACGATTAATCTCAGATTTATTCCTAAAACTAAATCCAAATATTTGCTTCAGTCGCGAGAAAAAACTTTCTATATAAGATCTCTTCCAATAATTTATCTCTTTTTTCCACCTCTTCATACCATCTTCATCATATGACTTTATGAGCTTGATTGTAGAATTTCTCTCATTCATATAATCCAACTTTGGATGCTCTACTGCATTATTTTGCGGAGGAATCCTTGTCTTTATGTCAAGCTCATCGCACAGTTTGTATAACTTCTTTCGATCTATCTGCATATATCGTGCTTATGTTATACTTGGTATCCACTCTTTCAATAAGATCACAGGCTCCATAGTGGTCGGAATAAACTCCACTACTGTATTTTGCAGCTATAACTTTTTTACTACCTATCTCTAGCATTACATCTTGTTTGCTCATAGCGGCGATACTTTCTATCTGTACCATTTGCCTTACTATGGCCTGGAATATTATTGTAGATGCTGATACCTGTACTATCTATAGCAATTTCAATATCTTCCATATCGTTCTTATCAACTCTGCAGTCGTTGATTTTGATATTAAGCTTTTTAAACCTTCTTGAAGCCTGCGAATAGCTGATAATTTGCAAAATTTTCCCTATTTGCTCAAGATATTTCTCTATAAATCCCACTGTTTGCCTAAGACCAATCCTGAATAGATAGGTTATTATGTGAATTAGAATCACTACTTTGTCGCTGTAGACATTGTTGCCACCTGCTACTTTTGGACTATTTTCGTACCAATTTTCAATGGCATCGTTGATATAATGAAAAACATTTCCCCTTTCTTGAAGAAATTTGTTATATTCATTGCAGTTACTGACTTTCATTCTTATTGGCATATTTTTCCTTTGTCGGCTAAATATCTATTTTATAACAAATTCCATCAGTAACTGCCTGTTCTTTCCTTGAGTGGTGCAACAAAGCCTGCTGGAATCCAGCTAAACACTTTACAATGTTTTTGATGACGAAAAGACTGGATGCCAGTGTCTGGGCACTGGCATGACAGGAGTGTGAGATAAGGCTACATACATACTCCAACAGGTATGATGGTGTCATTCCAGTCTGGAATCCAGAAAAAAAGAAGCCAGTGTCAGCTACTTGAATGACATTATGGAAGACATCCTTCTCGCAAGCAAAATGTTCATGCAGATAATATTTAACTGTGATTGAAGATCTCTTTTAACTCTTTTATATGACCAAGCTTAATTATCTCAATATCATGAGAAGAATAATTGCCATTTTTAGGCATAATCGCTTTTTTAAATCCTAACTTTTGTGCTTCCCTTAGTCTGAGATCAGCATGCGAAACATTTCTAATTTCTCCTGAAAGTGCAACCTCACCGCAGATTATTGAAGAAGTTGGTAGCGGTAAATTTACTAAACTTGAAATAAGAGAAGCAGCAACAGCAAGATCAGCTGATGGTTCCTGTATTTTGAGTCCTCCCGCAATGTTTAGGTATACTTCTTTATCATGCAAAAACATTTTACAACGAGCACTTAGAACCGCGATTATCATAGCTAATCTATTAATATCCCAACCAACTACTGCTCTTCTTGGAGTTGCCATATTAGTCCTTGCTATTAATGCTTGCACTTCCATTAAGATTGGTCTTGAGCCTTCAACTCCTGCAAATACGGCGCTGCCAACTACTTCTCTATCATGTACGGTCAAGAATAATGATGATGGATTATCAACAGGCATGAGTCCTGCTTCAGACATCTCAAAAACACCAATTTCATTTGCAGGGCCAAATCTATTTTTAATAGTGCGTAAAATGCGATATTGATTACTATTTTCACCCTCAAAATATAGTACTGTATCTACCATATGCTCCAGGGTTTTAGGTCCTGCTATTTGTCCATCTTTCGTTATATGGCCAACTATTAAGAGAGAAACACTATATTGCTTTGCAAGAACAGTCAATTCATGAGCGCAGGTACGGACTTGAGTTACAGTTCCTGGTGCTGATGTGACTTTGCTATCATACATAGTTTGTATAGAATCAATTATCAAGAACTTAATACTTTTATTTTTCCTTATTGTTGCTACTACATCAGTTAAAGATACTGTAGATAAAAGCTTAATTTTAGGTTCATTTATCTTAAGACGCTTTGCTCTGAGGCTCACTTGCTCTAAAGATTCCTCGCCAGATACATAAAGACATTCAAAAGAGGAAAGTTGTACAACATTAGCTGCAATCCTAAGCAAAAGAGTAGATTTGCCAATTCCAGGTTCACCACCAATTAAAATGCTAGCACCTTGAACGATACCTCCACCAAAAACTCTATCTAACTCTTCTATTCCTGTTAAAAAACGATCGGGGGTAATAATTTCACTATCTGATAACGCTTTTATTGAAATTGGTGCAGATGTACTTCTCGTTTCTGTTTTTAGTACTATTTCTTCGACAACCGTATCCCAACTGTCACATGCAATACACCTTCCTACCCACCTTCCAGTGCTATGACCGCAGAATTGACATACGTATGCAGTTTTCATAAAAGCCAAAATTATAATTCTAATAAAAATTAGCTAAATAAGTGAAATAAATTTAAATAGAGAAAATTACCAATCACACTTTTTATCTTGTGGTTTTATTTGCAATATTGCTACTAAGCTGACTAATAAGCAAAAAATTACATAAAGCCCAGCAGCAAAGTCTATTTTAGGAAACATTATAGTAAACCCAGTGCATATCATAGGAGTAAATCCACCATGCAGGGCATAAGAAATGTTACGTGATAAACTCACACCACTAAATCTAACATTAGTAGGAAAAAGCTCAGCAGTAACTATCCCTATAGGATTAATACCCCTCTCGATTATAGAAAGAGCCATAACACTCAACATGATTATAAGATAGCTTTTATAGTAATATGCAATAGATAACATAGGACAACATAATACCATTGTTATCACTATAAATAAGATTGCAGTGCGTTCTCTTCCTGTTTTATCAGCTAAAATTCCAAGCATTATTGAAGATATCGGCATTAATATACTGGTTATAATGAGTACAACTTCGTTGACATACGTTGTTACATAAGTTTCAACAGACACTATTTCTTTTGCAATTGTTCTAAGAAATATGGTAAATCCAACAGCAACATTAACAGGTACAGATATTAAAATGGCAAGTATCAGGGCTCTTTTATAGCGTTTTGTAAGCTCTATTATTGGTAAATTAGGTAAATTTCTTTGTTCTCGATTTTTTTCATACACTGGAGTTTCTCCTAGTGTATATATACTATATGCGCTTATTAATCCTAAAATGGCTGAAAAAATAAACGGCAGCCTCCAACCCCAAGCGTTAAAATCAGTGGTTTTTTTACAGATGATCACTGCAACCACAGAGAGCAATATGCCAATAGAGCGACCAAAACTTATTATTCCAAAAAACATTCCTAGTTTTTTCTTATTAGGTAAATGCTCTATGAGATAAACAGAGCTACCTCCTTGCTCAGCGCCAAGTGCAACCCCTTGTATCAGATGGATTGTAAGAAGCAACATAGTAGAGGTTATTCCTATTTTACTATAACTTGGAATAAACGCAACGAGACTAGAAGGAATTGATATTAGCAAGATAGCAATCGTTAACGCCATTCTCCTTCCATACCTATCACCAATGTGACCAAATACAGATGCACCAAGTGGTCTTACCATTGCACCCATTCCTGCAATTCCAAACAATTGCAATATGCTGTAGTAGATATCTTTTGCATAACAAAATTCTCTACTAATTATATTAACCAGATCAATAAAGAGCATATGGTCATACCATATTGCGATTCTACAGAGTATTGTTGCAATCAATACTCTTGTTTGTTGATTGTACACTTAGTTTAATTTGTAAATGTCTACTTATTTTTATTTTGGCTGCTTTTTAGAACTTTGCAACTCAAGCGTATGGCTTATATGTAAATATTATTAAAATTGGAACTTGCATAACCAGCCAGTCTGGGATCAAATAAAAAAATCTGGTCATCCGCTGGAATGACATGGTGGAATGTGTCATTCCAGTACTCCTTTTCTTGTCATCCCAGTGCTCCGACACTGGGATGACACCTCTCTTAAATTACTTTAGCTACAAATATCAAGAAATTTACCAAGTAGAAAAAAGACAAAAGAAACCCCCTATTAGCTAGCTCTAATCCTGAAAATTGGCCTGTCTTAAACAGCCCGTTTCAGCTTATATGGTTAAAAAACTGGAAGTTTTGTAAAGAAATAAGATGCACATAGTGCAAAAAATTAAAAATAAGACGACAACTGCGTTATGCTTTTGTCGTTTAATCTGCACAGACGAAGATAAATAGTATAGCGTTATCCTTATGATATGTATAACAATGTTACAAAAAATAATATCATAGAATTCAATAGGATAATTCCTAGAAAACCCCTACATACTAAAAAAAGCAAAATGCTGTTAAAATGAGCTTAAGAATAAATAGCAAACATCTAACATAACAATTCTATTTGTAAATCAGGTGAGACTTATCCTATAGAAAGCTTTCGAACTACGCAAGCGTATCTTTTGCTTTTAGTATTTCTTTAAACCTGCTGCAAAAGAGTAGGAATGGTTATAAAATAGGGAGGTATAGCAAGAGAATAGAGAGGGAAGATGAGCTTAAACTACCATAATCTAAAAGAACATCCGAGAAATTTTCGAGATGTAACAGGTTTGAAAATAGAAGAATTCGAAAAGATTGTAGAAAAAGTGCGCCCAGAGTGGGAAAAAGTTCAAGAACAGAAGAAATGCCATGGAAGAACGTCAAGATTGCCTGTATTGGAAGATAAAATACTCTGTATAATTCTATAGACCTGCTGCAAAAGAGGAGATATTTAAAGAGAGATGTAGCAAGAGGGAATGAGCTTAAATTATCAAATCAACGTTATTCTACTTTACCTCACTAGCATTTTCCTTACTTGAGCCTTACTATTACTCACAAATATAAACGTTCGTTACATAGCTCTTAATATGTCTAAAGAGACGAAATTTCCCGAATTATTTATAATGAACCCTTACGATCACATTCTGGGGACGTACATCAGAAAACTTTTATATTATTAGTTTTGTAGTAAAATTATATGAGTACATCGTATCTATTAAATCA
This sequence is a window from Wolbachia endosymbiont (group B) of Protocalliphora azurea. Protein-coding genes within it:
- a CDS encoding IS630 family transposase (programmed frameshift) → MALRSKLLDEKVVNLAKEMLKKVRNNAYVSKKLQAVIAGKESSISAVARICKISRTALTEWIKHLKFGRVERLFAPSQRRRKSKLKKNQREQIEIWVERNPNITIKEVQIKISEEFGLNISKSTVHREIQRMKFSYITPRPMHHKQDKNKQEEFKKYFNKIVNSHPEKEVFFDESRFGTHSKIGHGWFKKGVRTQVKMKIGRQNFYIYSAVNPRSGKKISLLAPYVNTDCMNIFLEQMSKDLGTKKAFLVMDCASWHRSKSLKFQENITIIYLPPYSPELNPVERLWQYIKYNTLRNRVYDTIGLLADVLCNFIVSISSTTIKRVCNVSYLFD
- the radA gene encoding DNA repair protein RadA; this translates as MKTAYVCQFCGHSTGRWVGRCIACDSWDTVVEEIVLKTETRSTSAPISIKALSDSEIITPDRFLTGIEELDRVFGGGIVQGASILIGGEPGIGKSTLLLRIAANVVQLSSFECLYVSGEESLEQVSLRAKRLKINEPKIKLLSTVSLTDVVATIRKNKSIKFLIIDSIQTMYDSKVTSAPGTVTQVRTCAHELTVLAKQYSVSLLIVGHITKDGQIAGPKTLEHMVDTVLYFEGENSNQYRILRTIKNRFGPANEIGVFEMSEAGLMPVDNPSSLFLTVHDREVVGSAVFAGVEGSRPILMEVQALIARTNMATPRRAVVGWDINRLAMIIAVLSARCKMFLHDKEVYLNIAGGLKIQEPSADLAVAASLISSLVNLPLPTSSIICGEVALSGEIRNVSHADLRLREAQKLGFKKAIMPKNGNYSSHDIEIIKLGHIKELKEIFNHS
- a CDS encoding MFS transporter translates to MYNQQTRVLIATILCRIAIWYDHMLFIDLVNIISREFCYAKDIYYSILQLFGIAGMGAMVRPLGASVFGHIGDRYGRRMALTIAILLISIPSSLVAFIPSYSKIGITSTMLLLTIHLIQGVALGAEQGGSSVYLIEHLPNKKKLGMFFGIISFGRSIGILLSVVAVIICKKTTDFNAWGWRLPFIFSAILGLISAYSIYTLGETPVYEKNREQRNLPNLPIIELTKRYKRALILAILISVPVNVAVGFTIFLRTIAKEIVSVETYVTTYVNEVVLIITSILMPISSIMLGILADKTGRERTAILFIVITMVLCCPMLSIAYYYKSYLIIMLSVMALSIIERGINPIGIVTAELFPTNVRFSGVSLSRNISYALHGGFTPMICTGFTIMFPKIDFAAGLYVIFCLLVSLVAILQIKPQDKKCDW